Proteins encoded within one genomic window of Carassius carassius chromosome 22, fCarCar2.1, whole genome shotgun sequence:
- the LOC132098798 gene encoding H/ACA ribonucleoprotein complex non-core subunit NAF1-like translates to MEHSSTENQNQDQESEKEKMDLNINNTFQTKTTSDQSFGPQLGPTDKPCTNGQSEQLGDQSSSGQLGPTAEAFTADQSGLTGDQSSSGQLGPTAEAFTADQSGLTGDQSSSGQLGPTSEAFTSDQSEETGDHSTGGSSGLTADHCTSIHSEQTGDQSSSGQFGPTGEHSISDQSGLAGDQISIIQSEQTGDQSSSGQFGPTGEHSTSDQSGLAGDQISIIQSEQTGDQISSIQTGHEMHCGIVVSPQSGSLGLLSMQYRENSSEDNCSDSDSDSSSSTSSSSSSSTSSSSEPFNLVKNNAEDDDEGVAMGSEKRPAPLKTQDELLIDDLPVVENLFISLPEDTEMEPIGTISSIVEQLVIVESYKNTPPLHEDSVLFTKNRNSVGKIFEVFGPVCQPYYVFRFNSHDDINQKDLKIRDVVYFAPKIKDFTDYIFTERLQGTKGSDASWKNDQEPPPEALDFSDDEKERQAKQKLKEQKRRQKNDSDSEDELDAHKGPPPHKSGRRKPRQNRNVPRGQHHSRGGGFHSNYHARQPFPPDYMFPHPDPHMFPFQGPMMPPFPRFHMGMAPWPPGPNQGFMFQAPPPPPPPPHNQ, encoded by the exons ATGGAGCATTCAAGCACAGAGAACCAG aatcaaGATCAAgaatctgaaaaagagaaaatggatttgaatattaataatacGTTTCAGACTAAAACGACCAGTGATCAGAGTTTTGGTCCTCAACTTGGACCAACAGATAAGCCATGCACCAATGGTCAGTCTGAACAACTAGGAGATCAGAGCTCCAGTGGTCAACTTGGACCAACAGCAGAAGCGTTCACTGCTGATCAGTCTGGACTGACAGGAGATCAGAGCTCCAGTGGTCAACTTGGACCAACAGCAGAAGCGTTCACTGCTGATCAGTCTGGACTGACAGGAGATCAGAGCTCCAGTGGTCAACTTGGACCAACATCAGAAGCATTCACCAGTGATCAGTCTGAAGAGACAGGAGATCATAGCACTGGTGGTTCATCTGGACTGACAGCAGATCACTGCACCAGCATTCATTCTGAACAAACTGGAGATCAGAGCTCCAGTGGTCAGTTTGGGCCAACAGGAGAACATTCAATCAGCGACCAGTCTGGACTGGCAGGAGATCAGATCTCCATTATTCAGTCTGAACAAACTGGAGATCAGAGCTCCAGTGGTCAGTTTGGGCCAACAGGAGAACATTCAACCAGCGACCAGTCTGGACTGGCAGGAGATCAGATCTCCATTATTCAGTCTGAACAAACAGGGGATCAGATCTCCAGCATTCAGACTGGGCATGAGATGCATTGTGGAATTGTGGTTAGTCCTCAGTCTGGGTCGTTGGGTTTGCTGAGCATGCAGTACAGAGAAAACAGCTCGGAAGACAACTGTTCAGACAG tgactcagactcttcgtcctccacatcctcctcttcatcatcctcaACCTCTTCCTCCTCTGAGCCTTTTAATTTAGTCAAGAACAACgcagaagatgatgatgaaggtgtTGCCATGGGCAGTGAGAAAAGGCCTGCACCATTGAAAACCCAAGATGAGCTGCTTATCGAT GATCTTCCTGTAGTTGAGAACCTCTTCATCAGCCTTCCGGAAGATACAGAGATGGAGCCCATCGGGACGATATCAAGCATTGTGGAGCAATTAG TGATTGTGGAGTCATATAAGAACACACCACCACTGCATGAAGACAGCGTGTTATTCACCAAAAACAGAAACTCTGTTGGCAAG ATCTTTGAAGTCTTCGGGCCAGTTTGTCAGCCTTACTATGTTTTTAGGTTCAACTCCCATGACGATATCAACCAGAAAGATCTTAAGATTCGAGATGTGGTTTATTTTGCCCCCAAAATTAAAGATTTCACAGACTACATCTTTACAGAGCGACTCCAAGG GACCAAAGGCTCGGATGCATCGTGGAAAAATGACCAGGAACCACCCCCTGAG GCACTTGACTTTAGTGATGATGAGAAAGAGAGGCAGGCCAAACAGAAGCTTAAAGAGCAAAAGAGACGGCAAAAAAATGATTCGGACTCAG AGGACGAATTGGATGCCCATAAAGGTCCGCCCCCTCATAAATCCGGCCGGCGGAAGCCCAGACAGAACCGCAATGTTCCTCGCGGGCAGCATCACAGTCGTGGTGGTGGTTTCCATAGCAACTATCACGCTCGCCAGCCCTTCCCACCGGACTACATGTTCCCCCATCCAGATCCACACATGTTTCCCTTCCAGGGCCCAATGATGCCACCTTTTCCCAGATTTCACATGGGAATGGCCCCTTGGCCCCCAGGGCCCAATCAGGGCTTTATGTTCCAGgccccgcctcctcctcctccaccaccacATAATCAGTAA
- the LOC132098799 gene encoding coiled-coil domain-containing protein 136-like — MDCGLRLPPVIEEVLDPADDVCDFKVERPGLGREMTAKERGSLEDNEERDQEEVEAGNGEKGQEDEREKMEVKEEEKEGEREEQRGVDEEDELEVLRSQVVQLLLELEETREVSQRHEESYNELQGLLEEERLASAHQAETFTRQIQRLQAQLHSVQEELDSLEEEKASELWEAQEELRVAQEEVQELQQAAEEAAAERENDIALLQEELCRVRAALERLRGTTQEYELELTTLRAEISMKNQRREEQEKAGGEGDMDQLMEECRCLKDECQTLKNDNKQLSEKLEMLEQQRASSAESCLALKAEQNDGENDTKKDVEKEVKAEGFVRTFEVGGGNPMDAYTQKNILFEGKPITPMGKSGGFSEVFSLRDLLKQAEEKGSQVQRECEGLKGELVELQGLYESSQRERAELEAELLHCRAELDRLAGRKAQSSTPSSECPILSIHFIGMVVIMGLIWCCWKELLS, encoded by the exons ATGGACTGCGGATTGCGTCTGCCGCCCGTCATTGAGGAGGTCTTGGatcctgcag ATGATGTGTGTGACTTCAAAGTGGAGCGGCCAGGTTTAGGCAGAGAAATGACGGCCAAAGAGCGAGGCTCACTGGAGGATAACGAGGAAAGAGaccaggaggaggtggaggccggAAATGGAGAGAAGGGGCAGGAGGATGAGAGGGAAAAGATGGAGGtaaaggaggaggagaaggagggggAAAGAGAGGAGCAAAGAGGAGTGGATGAAGAAGATGAACTGGAGGTACTGAGGTCGCAGGTGGTGCAGCTGCTCCTGGAGCTGGAGGAGACCAGAGAAGTGTCGCAACGACACGAGGAGAGCTACAACGAGCTTCAGG GTCTTTTGGAGGAAGAGCGGCTGGCAAGCGCCCACCAGGCTGAGACCTTTACGAGACAGATCCAGAGACTTCAAG CCCAGCTGCATTCAGTGCAAGAGGAGCTGGACAGTCTTGAGGAGGAGAAGGCCAGCGAGCTATGGGAGGCGCAGGAGGAGCTGCGTGTGGCACAGGAGGAGGTGCAGGAGCTGCAGCAGGCGGCGGAGGAGGCGGCAGCTGAGCGAGAGAATGACATCGCCCTGCTGCAGGAGGAACTGTGCCGTGTGCGCGCCGCGCTGGAGCGTCTGCGCGGCACCACGCAGGAGTACGAGCTAGAGCTGACCACACTGAGGGCCGAAATCAGCATGAAGAACCAGCGCAGAGAAGAGCAGGAGAAAGCAGGAGGAGAAG GTGACATGGACCAGCTGATGGAGGAGTGCCGCTGCTTGAAGGACGAGTGTCAGACTCTGAAGAATGACAACAAGCAGCTCTCTGAGAAACTGGAGATGTTGGAGCAGCAGCGAGCCAG CTCAGCTGAATCATGCCTGGCCCTCAAAGCAGAGCAGAATGATGGagaaaatgacacaaaaaaaGATGTAGAAAAAGAGGTGAAGGCTGAGGGTTTCGTCCGCACGTTTGAAGTAGGAGGTGGGAATCCGATGGACGCTTACACCCAAAAGAACATCTTGTTTGAGGGGAAACCCATCACGCCGATGGGGAAGAGTGGAGGGTTTTCAGAGGTGTTTTCCCTCAGAGACCTGCTGAAACAAGCCGAGGAGAAAGGATCACAGGTCCAGAGAGAG TGTGAGGGACTAAAAGGAGAGCTTGTGGAACTGCAGGGGCTGTATGAGAGCAGCCAGAGGGAGAGGGCGGAGCTAGAGGCGGAGCTGCTGCATTGTAGGGCGGAGCTTGATCGGCTGGCTGGGAGGAAGGCTCAG AGCTCCACTCCTTCGTCTGAGTGCCCTATTCTCTCCATACACTTCATAGGAATGGTTGTAATAATGGGCCTGATATGGTGCTGCTGGAAGGAACTCTTGTCCTAA